A DNA window from Pogona vitticeps strain Pit_001003342236 chromosome 2, PviZW2.1, whole genome shotgun sequence contains the following coding sequences:
- the LOC110090630 gene encoding uncharacterized protein LOC110090630 isoform X2, translated as MHGAWQANENEEADFQLGGRPEQTDVNGVVPDGEKEIICAEPKIGGTFQSQRGPGSPVEFHPMQGESLSGNPGSGEMPSCAREIGGPDSGTKDNPSAVIPKKRPARKRTKTHVCSVCGKAFENLSILTNHLTIHTGEKPYRCLECGKGFGYKALLVRHEQSHTGQKPYKCLKCGKTFSTSTILSDHERIHTGERPFTCGECGKCFIKRGHLMRHKLTHTGEKLYKCSECEKSFADKGLLNTHRRSHTGEKPYKCSECGKCFSQGSHLITHKRIHTGEKPHKCSHCGNSFSRRYDLLIHERTHTGEKPYQCPECGKSFRQSSQLFVHGRIHMGGKPYKCSECGKSFRWESSIKMHMKNHAGDRPYACSDCGKTYGKSSHLIRHKETHTGEKPFKCSECGKSFSQNSMLYLHERTHTGEKPFQCSECGKRFRWETSYQTHIKNHARKKPYGCSDCDKSYDKESELIKHRRLHTGEKPFRCRECGLCFDRISALTVHRRTHRNERPFKCVDCGRSYGKESELLKHKKAHTAEKPHKCPDCGKSFDSKSALRVHQRMHTGEKPYKCAGCGKSFSQSSNLKTHMRIHTGENV; from the exons ATGCATG GGGCCTGGCAAGCGAACGAAAACGAGGAAGCAGATTTTCAGCTGGGAGGAAGACCGGAGCAAACGGATGTTAATGGGGTCGTACCGGATGGCGAGAAAGAAATCATTTGTGCAGAGCCAAAAATTGGAGGAACATTTCAAAGTCAGCGGGGGCCAGGAAGTCCTGTGGAATTTCATCCCATGCAAGGAGAATCTCTTTCTGGTAACCCAGGGTCAGGCGAAATGCCTTCTTGTGCCAGAGAAATTGGGGGTCCCGACTCAGGAACAAAGGATAACCCGAGCGCTGTGATCCCTAAGAAACGGCCTGCACGGAAAAGAACGAAAACACATGTTTGTTCGGTGTGtggaaaagcctttgagaatctTTCCATCCTTACGAATCACCTGACCATACATACAGGAGAGAAGCCGTATCGGTGTCTGGAGTGTGGGAAAGGTTTTGGTTATAAGGCGCTCCTGGTAAGGCACGAACAAAGCCACACGGGGCAGAAGCCCTACAAATGCTTGAAATGTGGGAAAACCTTCAGCACTAGTACCATTCTTTCGGATCACGAAAGGATTCATACAGGAGAGAGGCCGTTCACTTGCGgtgagtgtgggaaatgctttattAAGAGAGGCCACCTGATGAGGCACAAGttgacccacactggagagaaactgTACAAGTGCTCCGAGTGCGAGAAAAGCTTTGCGGACAAAGGTCTCCTCAACACCCACAGGAGAAgccacacgggagagaagccgtacaaatgctctgaatgtgggaaatgcttcagtcaAGGCTCACACCTCATCACACATAAgagaatccacactggagagaagccccATAAGTGTTCTCACTGCGGGAACAGTTTCAGTCGCCGGTACGATCTTTTAATTCACGAGAGGAcgcacacgggggagaaaccgtacCAGTGCCccgagtgtgggaaaagcttccgtCAGAGCTCGCAGCTTTTTGTCCACGGAAGGATCCACATGGGAGGTAAGCCCTACAAATGCTCCGAGTGCGGGAAAAGTTTCCGGTGGGAGAGCAGTATCAAAATGCACATGAAGAACCATGCCGGGGATCGACCCTACGCCTGCTCAGACTGCGGGAAAACCTATGGGAAGTCGTCACATCTTATCCGGCACAAGgaaacccacactggggagaagcccttCAAGTGCTccgaatgtgggaaaagcttctctCAGAACTCCATGCTTTATCtccatgaaagaactcacaccggagagaaaccatTCCAGTGCTCGGAGTGCGGAAAACGTTTTCGCTGGGAAACCAGTTACCAGACGCACATTAAAAACCACGCAAGGAAGAAGCCTTACGGCTGCTCGGACTGCGACAAGAGCTACGATAAAGAGTCGGAGCTGATTAAACACCGACgcctccacacaggagagaaaccatttcgGTGCAGAGAATGCGGACTCTGTTTTGATCGTATCTCTGCACTTACCGTCCATAGAAGAACGCACCGAAACGAGAGGCCCTTTAAATGTGTAGACTGTGGCCGGAGCTACGGCAAAGAGTCCGAACTTCTgaagcacaagaaagcccacacaGCTGAGAAACCTCACAAGTGCCCGgactgtgggaaaagctttgATTCTAAGTCAGCCCTACGTGTGCACCAGAGGAtgcacacgggggagaaaccttacaaatgtgcaggctgtgggaaaagcttcagccagAGTTCAAACCTTAAGACacatatgagaatccacacaggagagaatgTGTGA
- the LOC110090630 gene encoding uncharacterized protein LOC110090630 isoform X1: MKMEEPKQELEETWEEGRCTPRVIVTNNPRERQPGPPPAATCRPQKGLKPPPWENPWHGSLRTVGSSHVGRRDPAPAGFSQQEAFQSSFKEIAQADRWSRGEWVTSDHLPGRSPEAAPEAHRNVDTSPTVKEETTDDNTMETRCQRFRRFCYREAEGARENSRQLWDLGLQWLTPERHTKEQVVELVILEQFLAILPEKMQSWVRDRGPESMTQALALVEGFPFQSQDSGRREEKVPGQEETVGFLPGGPNPPPGLPHVETKQEGDTVACMHGAWQANENEEADFQLGGRPEQTDVNGVVPDGEKEIICAEPKIGGTFQSQRGPGSPVEFHPMQGESLSGNPGSGEMPSCAREIGGPDSGTKDNPSAVIPKKRPARKRTKTHVCSVCGKAFENLSILTNHLTIHTGEKPYRCLECGKGFGYKALLVRHEQSHTGQKPYKCLKCGKTFSTSTILSDHERIHTGERPFTCGECGKCFIKRGHLMRHKLTHTGEKLYKCSECEKSFADKGLLNTHRRSHTGEKPYKCSECGKCFSQGSHLITHKRIHTGEKPHKCSHCGNSFSRRYDLLIHERTHTGEKPYQCPECGKSFRQSSQLFVHGRIHMGGKPYKCSECGKSFRWESSIKMHMKNHAGDRPYACSDCGKTYGKSSHLIRHKETHTGEKPFKCSECGKSFSQNSMLYLHERTHTGEKPFQCSECGKRFRWETSYQTHIKNHARKKPYGCSDCDKSYDKESELIKHRRLHTGEKPFRCRECGLCFDRISALTVHRRTHRNERPFKCVDCGRSYGKESELLKHKKAHTAEKPHKCPDCGKSFDSKSALRVHQRMHTGEKPYKCAGCGKSFSQSSNLKTHMRIHTGENV, translated from the exons ATGAAAATGGAAGAGCCGaaacaggagctggaggaaacaTGGGAAGAAGGCAGATGCACGCCTCGTGTTATTGTGACCAATAATCCTCGGGAGCGCCAACCAGGGCCACCTCCCGCGGCAACATGTCGTCCACAGAAAGGGCTGAAACCACCACCCTGGGAAAATCCATGGCATGGCTCTCTGAGGACAGTGGGCTCTTCCCATGTGGGACGGCGGGATCCGGCGCCGGCAGGCTTTTCTCAGCAGGAAGCTTTTCAGTCTTCCTTCAAGGAGATAGCCCAGGCCGATCGCTGGTCTAGAGGAGAGTGGGTTACCTCAGACCACTTGCCGGGCCGTAGTCCAGAAGCTGCACCAGAGGCCCACAGAAATGTGGACACCTCTCCGACAGTGAAGGAAGAGACCACAGACGACAACACGATGGAGACACGATGCCAGCGCTTCCGGCGGTTTTGCTACCGGGAAGCAGAGGGCGCCCGAGAGAACAGCAGGCAGCTTTGGGACCTTGGGCTCCAATGGCTGACGCCCGAGAGGCACACCAAGGAGCAGGTGGTGGaactggtgatcctggagcagtttcTGGCTATCCTGCCGGAAAAAATGCAAAGCTGGGTGAGGGATCGTGGCCCGGAGAGTATGACCCAGGCCCTCGCCTTGGTGGAAGGCTTTCCCTTTCAATCACAGGACTCTGGAAGACGGGAGGAAAAG gtgcCGGGACAGGAGGAGACTGTTGGTTTCTTGCCAGGAGGACCAAATCCACCACCAGGTCTGCCCCACGTGGAGACCAAGCAGGAGGGTGACACCGTGGCCTGTATGCATG GGGCCTGGCAAGCGAACGAAAACGAGGAAGCAGATTTTCAGCTGGGAGGAAGACCGGAGCAAACGGATGTTAATGGGGTCGTACCGGATGGCGAGAAAGAAATCATTTGTGCAGAGCCAAAAATTGGAGGAACATTTCAAAGTCAGCGGGGGCCAGGAAGTCCTGTGGAATTTCATCCCATGCAAGGAGAATCTCTTTCTGGTAACCCAGGGTCAGGCGAAATGCCTTCTTGTGCCAGAGAAATTGGGGGTCCCGACTCAGGAACAAAGGATAACCCGAGCGCTGTGATCCCTAAGAAACGGCCTGCACGGAAAAGAACGAAAACACATGTTTGTTCGGTGTGtggaaaagcctttgagaatctTTCCATCCTTACGAATCACCTGACCATACATACAGGAGAGAAGCCGTATCGGTGTCTGGAGTGTGGGAAAGGTTTTGGTTATAAGGCGCTCCTGGTAAGGCACGAACAAAGCCACACGGGGCAGAAGCCCTACAAATGCTTGAAATGTGGGAAAACCTTCAGCACTAGTACCATTCTTTCGGATCACGAAAGGATTCATACAGGAGAGAGGCCGTTCACTTGCGgtgagtgtgggaaatgctttattAAGAGAGGCCACCTGATGAGGCACAAGttgacccacactggagagaaactgTACAAGTGCTCCGAGTGCGAGAAAAGCTTTGCGGACAAAGGTCTCCTCAACACCCACAGGAGAAgccacacgggagagaagccgtacaaatgctctgaatgtgggaaatgcttcagtcaAGGCTCACACCTCATCACACATAAgagaatccacactggagagaagccccATAAGTGTTCTCACTGCGGGAACAGTTTCAGTCGCCGGTACGATCTTTTAATTCACGAGAGGAcgcacacgggggagaaaccgtacCAGTGCCccgagtgtgggaaaagcttccgtCAGAGCTCGCAGCTTTTTGTCCACGGAAGGATCCACATGGGAGGTAAGCCCTACAAATGCTCCGAGTGCGGGAAAAGTTTCCGGTGGGAGAGCAGTATCAAAATGCACATGAAGAACCATGCCGGGGATCGACCCTACGCCTGCTCAGACTGCGGGAAAACCTATGGGAAGTCGTCACATCTTATCCGGCACAAGgaaacccacactggggagaagcccttCAAGTGCTccgaatgtgggaaaagcttctctCAGAACTCCATGCTTTATCtccatgaaagaactcacaccggagagaaaccatTCCAGTGCTCGGAGTGCGGAAAACGTTTTCGCTGGGAAACCAGTTACCAGACGCACATTAAAAACCACGCAAGGAAGAAGCCTTACGGCTGCTCGGACTGCGACAAGAGCTACGATAAAGAGTCGGAGCTGATTAAACACCGACgcctccacacaggagagaaaccatttcgGTGCAGAGAATGCGGACTCTGTTTTGATCGTATCTCTGCACTTACCGTCCATAGAAGAACGCACCGAAACGAGAGGCCCTTTAAATGTGTAGACTGTGGCCGGAGCTACGGCAAAGAGTCCGAACTTCTgaagcacaagaaagcccacacaGCTGAGAAACCTCACAAGTGCCCGgactgtgggaaaagctttgATTCTAAGTCAGCCCTACGTGTGCACCAGAGGAtgcacacgggggagaaaccttacaaatgtgcaggctgtgggaaaagcttcagccagAGTTCAAACCTTAAGACacatatgagaatccacacaggagagaatgTGTGA